The genomic stretch GTAAATTTAGGAAAAGTGGAAATCAGATTAGTGATTTCTGAGGCATTTACATTTTCGGTAATATTAATACTTATACTTTTTGAATCTTCAGAATCAACAGATTTTGAATCACTTGAAAAAGTGTTTGATAAAGGTGATAGATTCAGCTTTTCAGTAGCACAGGAAGAAGTGATTAATAATAGTGTTCCAAGAAAAAGTAGTCGTCTCATTTTTGATCCTTTTGGTAAAGGATTGGGTTAAGACTTTCATCATTGTACATTTTCATTTGTTTGTACACTTTCATCTTAACATCACCGTTTTCAATATCTGTAAGTAATTGAGTTATTGAAGTCGACAAATCTTCTTTTTGAGTAAGTAGCACATCCAATTTTGCCTGGCAATTTTGACGGTGCTCTTCTGAAGCAGATTCTCTGTTGGCTTCTAACGACATATGATAAACCTTTAGTGCTAAAATAGATAATCTGTCAACAGCCCAAGCTGGAGTTTCAGTATTTATTTTTGCATCAGATTTAGGCGTAATATTTTTGTATTTATCTAAAAACCAACTGTCTATATATTCTACCAAATCGGTTCTCTTTTGATTTGAAGAATCTATTGTCCTCTTTAGTTGCAGAGCATCAGTTGGATCTATATTTTCATCTCTAATAATATCTTCCAAATGCCATTGAACGGTATCAATCCAGTTTTTAGCATACAAAATCCGTTCCAAAGTCTCGGTTTCAAAAGGATTTTTTACAGGTGTATCAACGCTGTCTAATACATGATAATCTTCAATTGATTGGTTGAAGATCTTCCAGGCAGTATCGGTGAAGTTCATTGAAATGAAAAATTATAAGTTGCTGTTTGGGTTGTTACTTGAAGGATGATTTTCCGTAGTTTTTGCTTCCGGTTTATCTTCTTCTTTGATAGCATCTTTAAATTCTTTGATTCCAGAACCCATACCTCTCATCAATTCAGGGATTTTTTTACCTCCGAAAAGCAATAAAAGGATGATAGCAACGATAAGGATGTGCTGCCAAGATAACGCGAGTATTGTTAATGTATACATTTCTTAATGTTTTTGCAAAGTTAATCTTTTTTTAATATGAAACCCAACCTAAAGGGTCAACTGCATTATTTCCATTCCAAATCTGGAAATCAAGCGTGTAAGTGCCATCAAAATCCTGAGCCACTGCCCCAACTACCGTACCTGCAGAAACCTGCTGGTTTTTAGAAACGGTGGTGCTGCTAAGATTTGAATAAATGGTGAAATAATCACCATGTTTTATCATCACCGTCCTTGTACCGTCTGCTGAAGGAATTACCTGTGATACTGTTCCCGGGAAAACTGCTCTTGCAGAAGTTCCTTTTGCGACAGATATTTTTATTCCGTTATTCTCTTCCCAAATCGATTTAAAGACCGGATGTTGCTGTCTCCCGAATCTATGAGTGATC from Chryseobacterium indoltheticum encodes the following:
- a CDS encoding twin-arginine translocase TatA/TatE family subunit; its protein translation is MYTLTILALSWQHILIVAIILLLLFGGKKIPELMRGMGSGIKEFKDAIKEEDKPEAKTTENHPSSNNPNSNL
- a CDS encoding DUF4254 domain-containing protein translates to MNFTDTAWKIFNQSIEDYHVLDSVDTPVKNPFETETLERILYAKNWIDTVQWHLEDIIRDENIDPTDALQLKRTIDSSNQKRTDLVEYIDSWFLDKYKNITPKSDAKINTETPAWAVDRLSILALKVYHMSLEANRESASEEHRQNCQAKLDVLLTQKEDLSTSITQLLTDIENGDVKMKVYKQMKMYNDESLNPILYQKDQK